The DNA window AAGCCAGATGACCTTATATCAGGTCCATAGATTATTCAGCCAGATACCAACATGCTGAAAAAAAGCGAGCGCAACTAAATGTTATTCACATCAAAAAAAGATATTATCCCATTTAAATTCATAAGGTTATTGGAATATCTTCTATTATCTTCATTTACTCATAAAGATGTGATCTTAATCACATTTTTCCTTCGAGGTATTTTATCAATGTCATCCCTTGCTGGGAGAAAAACATCGTGCCTTAGCGCAACTACATCACCAATATCGGATATAATCTCAAGCCCTGTTTAACGCTAACGATATTTATAAAGGAATGTTAATGAGCGATATAGATCTCAGCCCGGCACAACGCGATCTTCTACGCGAGAAGCTGTGTCAATACTGCGAAGAGAATTTTGAACTGGAGTTGGAGCAATTTGACGCCGAATTCTTTGTCGACTTTATCGCTAAAGAACTGGGGCCGATGTTTTATAACGCCGGGATTGATACAGCGATTAGCACCCACGTCGCCTGGAGCGATCGGATTCAGGAAGAGATGGACCTGAAAAAAGTCTATTAACACCAACCGTCCAATAGCTCGACATGAGTGGGAGATCAATAAAGACTTACTATTAACATGGTTATAATGCGGCTTCTTTCATCATCTCCCGTGTACGGGGAAGGAAAACCATGTCGCTTATCACCGATCTACCTGCCATTTTTGACCAATTCTCCGAGGCTCGCCAGAAGGGCTTTCTCACGGTCATGGATCTTAAAGAGCAAAATATCCCGCTGGTTGGCACCTACTGCACCTTTATGCCGCAGGAGATCCCGCTGGCCGCAGGGGCGGTAGTCGTTTCACTGTGCTCAACCTCCGACGAAACGATTGAAGAGGCGGAAAAGGATCTGCCGCGCAACCTCTGTCCGCTGATTAAAAGCAGCTACGGCTTTGGCAAAACCGACAAATGCCCCTACTTCTACTTTTCCGACCTCGTAGTGGGCGAAACCACCTGCGACGGCAAAAAGAAGATGTATGAGTACATGGCCGAATTCAAAGCCGTGCACGTCATGCAGCTACCTAACGGCGCCAACGACGACGCCTCTCGGGCGCTGTGGAAAGCAGAAATCCTGCGCCTGCAACGGGCCGTGGAGGACCGCTTCGGCACGCCCATTACCGAAACCGCCTTGCGCGAAGCCATTATCCTTAAGAACCGCGAACGCCGGGCGCTGGCGAACTTCTATCGCGTCGGGCAACTTAACCCGCCCGCACTCAGCGGCAGCGATATTTTAAAAGTGGTTTACGGCGCGACTTTCCGCTTCGACAAAGAAACGCTGATTGATGAGCTCAACAGCATGGCCGAACGGGTTCGCCAGCAATGGCAGGAGGGCAAACGGCTGGAATCGCGGCCACGCATTCTTATCACCGGCTGCCCGATTGGCGGCGCGGCGGAAAAAGTGGTGAAGGCGATTGAGGACAACGGCGGCTGGGTGGTCGGTTTTGAAAACTGCACCGGAGCCAAGGCCACCGAGCGCTGCGTCGAAGAAACCGGCGACGTCTACGATGCTCTGACCGACAAATACCTCGCCATCGGCTGCTCCTGCATCTCGCCTAACGACCAACGCTTAACCCTGCTCAGCCAGATGGTGGAAGAGTACCAGGCCGACGGGGTGGTGGACGTTATTTTGCAGGCCTGCCACACCTACGCGGTGGAATCGCTGGCGATTAAACGCCACGTGCGCCAGCAGCACAACATTCCCTATATCGCCATTGAGACCGACTATTCGACAGCGGATATCGGCCAGCTCAGCACCCGCGTCGCGGCCTTTATTGAAATGTTGTAGGAGGCATGAGTGACGTTTACCGCAGGGATTGATTCCGGTTCTACCGCCACCAAAGGCATCCTGCTCCAGGACGGCGCGATCCAGCGCCGTTTTCTCTGCCCGACGCCGTTTCGCCCCGCCGATGCCATCGTTGAGGCGTGGGAAACGCTTTGCGCCGGGCTGGATGAACGGCCGTTTTTAACCTTAACCGGCTATGGTCGCCAACTGGTAGATTTTGCCGATAAGCAGGTGACGGAGATCTCCTGCCACGGTCTCGGTGCGCGTCTGCTGGCACCGGAGACCCGGACGGTCATCGACATTGGTGGTCAGGATAGCAAGGTTATCCAGTTGGATGATGACGGCAATCTCACCGATTTTTTGATGAATGACAAATGCGCGGCGGGCACCGGGCGCTTTCTGGAGATTATCTCGCGTACGCTCGGCGCCAGCGTCGAACAGCTCGACAGCATCACCGAAGGGATTGAACCGCATGCGATCACCAGCATGTGCACGGTGTTCGCCGAATCCGAGGTCATCAGCCTGCGTTCAGCTGGAGTGCCGCCGGAGGCCATTCTCGCCGGGGTGATCAACGCCATGGCCCGGCGCAGCGCCAATTTTATTGGCCGCCTGTCGGCACAAGGCCCGCTGCTGTTTACCGGCGGCGTCAGCCACTGCGCGGCGTTCGCGCGAATGCTGGAGGGCCATGTCGGCATGGCGGTGCATACGCATCCCGACGCGCAGTTTGCCGGGGCGATCGGCGCGGCGCTGATCGGTTTACGTCAGAGGAACCGCAGGTGACGGAATATTTGTTTTTATTTCATTCGACGGTAGGCGTGGTGCGTACCCGCAAAGCCCTGCAGGCGGCGGGAATGACCTTCCGGGTGAAGGACATTCCACGCCAGCTGCGCGGCGGCTGCGGGCTATGCATCTATCTGAGCTGTGAAGCAGGAGCGGAACAGCGGTGGGCTGTTCCCGGTGAAACGCAGGCTGTTTACCATTTTGACGGCGAGGCGTTTGAACTCCTGCACGAATTCCCGCCTGCCGTAAACCCTACTGATAGTTAATGGTAAACTCGACCGACGTATCGGCCTTACCTGCCCGCAGCGTGCTCTCATTGTTACGTGCATAGCGCGCTCTCAGCGGTATTGCGTAGCTGGCGGTGGTTTGCAGCAGCGTCAGGCCAGAGTCGGTCAACGTATTGGCTTTAGAATTGGTTAGCACATTCACGTTATCGCGATTTTGTATCTCCAGGCACATCCCTTTTGCCATATCGATATCATCGGTCAGCGCTGCGCACTCGCCGCCCGCCGCCAGGGTTTGATAACCGCTGGCCGGATTAAGCAAAAAACTAATGCTATTCGGCATATCTGGCCCAGCGATTGTATAATCATCTTTATTTGTCCAACGTATCACCGCCGTCGACGACGAATCCGACGCGTTGCGGTTATAGCGCCCATACATCGGCGGACAGTTCAGGAGATTGATGTTGAAATCCACCCATTCGGTGGTCGTCGATTGCGCAATTGAGTGCTCCCCCATTGGCACCGTCACATCCGGCGTCTGGCAGGTACCCGCAACGACATTCACACCACCCGAGATATTCCAGCGGTAACCATAATCCTGGGTTACACCAGTGGCATTCGTTGCCTGAGCGGAATGAGTAATCGCCGGGTACGTGAACGCCACAGTCCAGGTACCCGGGGCAATATCCCCGACTTTCACCAGCAGGAGTTCAAAGGCCTGATCGGCGTATGACGTGCCAAAGCTCCTCGATTCCGTGTCTGGAATATTCGTTTGCTTCGTAGAGGAGTCCGGCAATCCATATAACGATGTTGAATTATTGTTATAGGTAACGGCGACAACCACCCCAATGCCGGAAACCCCGGTACTGTAAACATTAAGCCCCTGGTACTGCCCGACAACTGCAGGCAGCGAACCCTCAATGTTTAACGCATGGACTAACTTAAGATACTCCCCGCCAGGCACGTTCGAAGTGCAGCCATCAACGCCGATGACCTGCGTATCGGCATCATAAATGTACTGCCTGTAAAGTACGGAGCCTACGGGTAAATCACGTAATGCCGAAACCGTCATACTTTTGCCTAATACCGAGACATATTGGTCGACGTAAGACGTACGGCCAGAATAATTTTTCGTACAATTAATTGTAGCGGACGAAAGAAACGGCAGCAGTAATAACCCCACTATCCCCCATCGTAGCCAGCTTTTAATCGGCATAATTAACCCTCCCTGGAGGTCAGCGGCATTCGGCATTAATATTGACAATCTCCGTCCCTGAAGAGGCCGGAAGTGAATAATTGATGGCGCAGGAATCCTCTTTGCTATCCCCCCAGCTCACCCGAAGCTGGCCTGAAATATGAGCAAGACGGGCAAAAATACGTTGCCCCTGCCCCACTACGCCCACCACGTTTTGTTCCGCATCCAGCACATCCGCACCGAACGGAATCATCTGGCCGTTGGTTAGTTGAATCATCACGGCCTGCCCTTGTAGGGTATCAAAATGCAGCTTAACCACCGCACCGCTGTAAGGCGCGATTTTCTGGCTGGTATTTTCCAGCTCAACGTTCTCCGATATACCTTTAGGATCGATCTCAATCTGGTTGATCTGGTAAGCGTTAAGATAAGGAACAATGGCATAACCAAAACGGTCGACAGTAACTCCTGGGTAACCACTCACTTTTGCCCCTTGAGCACCTTTAGCCTCGACCAGCGCCATGGTATCCGCGGTGTAAGGGGTCAACGTCACGCCGCCACTATGTGCAACTGCGCCGCCGCTAATGCCAAAAGAATAATTACTATAATGTTTACCTGTTCCCACCTGCGCCTGAAGCATTGCCAGAGAACTGCGTAACGAGGTGTTCAGCGAACCGCTGGTCGAATCCCCTTTATTGGAATTCGACGCCGACAGACCATAGCTCAACGAACTGTCTTCCAGCGCTGTACCGCTCAGCCCCAACTGTTCGCGTACCGCACCGCCTGGATCGTGATTCAGGTTCATCGACATCTGGCTGAACGGCGTCGTATTGCCGAGCGGAATGCTCAGCGTCAGCTGGTAGTGGTTTTCATAATCGCCATCACCGTTGCGGTTACGGCTCATACTCAGTCCGTAGCTCACTCGCCCCAAAGCATTGTTATAGCCAAACTGGTACTGGCGATCGGTTCCCTGATTTGCGTCCCAATAATCCTGCTGCCAGACGTTAAGGTAAAAATTCCCCCATCCTTCAGGCAAATTCTGACTGGCACTGATGTTGAGGCGGCTTTTGGGGCGATGAATATCCCAGGTATCATCGCCATATTTCTGCGCATCACGGATCTGCATCGCGGTCATAAAGTCCAGGTATTCTTCTGTCGAATAACGATACGCCGCAACGCTAAAATTACTGCCCGTCGACATAATAAACTGACTGTACTTCAGCTGATAGCTTTGCCCAGACATGCGTTTGCTATAGCCCTGCAGGGGCTTATCCAGCTGAGTTTGCGCCTGGGTGGCATCCAGAGAAAATGTCCCTACAGGCGTGCCCAACGCGACGCCCAACATACCTGCCTGATAATCTTCATTACCCTGAAGACCTGCATAACCGGTAAAAAAGTTATTCAGGCCACGACGCCATGTCAGTTCGCCAAGAAACGGCTCGCTTTCAACCTGATCTTTGCGAAGCTTGCCCATCGTCACGCTATAGTGGTTAGTGCCAGAACGGAGTAGATTACTGGTCGCCGCGTAGGGGATGGTCTGCTGCTGCTCGGAACCATCCGCCTCCTTAATGACCAACTGCAGGTCACCGCCGTAACCTGTGGGATAGAGATCGTTAATTTCAAACGGACCGGGTGATACGGCCGTTTCATATAACAGGCGTCCCTGCTGGAAAATCTGCACCTTCGCCGATGTACGAGCCGTTCCTCGCACAATAGGTGCATAACCTCGCTGGGAATCAGGCAGCATCTGCTCCTCATTTGCCAACTGAATGCCGCGAAATGCAAGGGTATCAAACAGCTCACCCCGGGTATTGCGGTCACCTAATGTCAGGCGTCCTTTTATCGCCGGAATGTCGCGCTGAACGTAGGAATTGAGCGCTTGATAGTGGCTGCCGATGTCATCCTGCCAGCTCCAGTTGCCATTGTGACGAAAATACCAGTTCCCCAGGTTAAAACCCGTAGTAATCCCCGAATAAGCACTTTCGTTTTCCGTTCCCCGGTTTTGCTGGTGATAATAGTTAGCGTTGTAGGTTAGCAGCCCCGCCGTCACGCCTTTGTTCCACTGCACCGGGTTGACGTAACCGCGCGGATTACGTACCAGATAAAGCGCTGGGATTGCTAAATCCAACGTTTGGTTGCTGGGGTCAAATTCCGACGTTACCTGAGGGATAATTTCCGCTGTCGCGAGGCAGGCATCATCCGCGCTATTAGCCAGCAGCGATTGCGCATCGTCGCTAAGTTTCTCGATATTCAGCGGCAGCGTGCGCCATGTTTCAGTGGTCAGGCATATGGCCCCTGTTTTGGCTGGCGGTTTTCCCTCGCTAACCGTAATATCCTGGAATCCCTGATACTGGTTGTTGATCCGCAGCTCAACGCGATATTTGCCGGGCACGGCCAGGTTGTGTTCATAGTGGGTAAGATCGATCTTTTTCTGGCTACCCTGGCTCATAAAGGTGCTATTAAACTGCACTTCATCTGCATCCTGCGCGATAGCAAAAGGGCTAAAACCAAGCGAGATCGCCACGACCAGAGGCGTCGGTTTAAAATTGCAGGAACGAATCATCAAGAACCCCGTTCTATTCCATTACTGTTTACAGGGCGGCGACTACACAATGAATACCGCATTAATTTATTTTTTATTAGGTTCCACAGGGCGTAGAGCGCCGTAGTCATTGATAATCATCGGGTACCAGCGGGGGGTTACGCGGTCCAGCGACCAAGTATGAGTTTCACCTGGCGTTAACATGCTGCCTGCGCCTATATTTTTTTCCCCTTTTTCATCTTCTGAAAAGTAGGCTACCGTCACGTGATATGGTGTGACGTTATGCGCGGTAACTTTATTTCCCTGACGCTTCCATACCACTTTTTCCGGTGCGTCACTCGCGTTTTTAATGAGGTTTTTTGGGCGATAAAAAAGTTTCAGACGTGAGCGAAAAGCCATCGATAGCAAGTTTTTCTCTGCCAGTTCGCCTTTAACCATGGGGGGAATTTCCAGAACATTAAGATAAAAAATGGATTCTTTATCCTGCGGTAATGCTTCACCCGTATAGCGAATACGCAGCGTTTGTCCTTTTCCAGCGTTAACACGGTTAATCGGTGGAGTTAATAAAAAAGGAGCTTTTGCCGTATCCGGGGTCGAAATTTGATCACCATCATCCACCCAGGATTGGATAAGCACCGGTGAACTCCCCTTGTTTTCCATCTTAACGGAGACTTCCCTTTCGCTTTCCGGGTAAATAACGCGCGTTCCTGTAATGACTACAGAGCTATAAACAGGAAAGGCCGCCGCCATGGCAAGTAGTATGGCAATAATGTTTTTTTTCATTATAGAATCCGTCCTGTTAACCGATGGAATTCCTTCCATCGGTGTTTTCATATGTCATCCGATGACGATGAATTTACTGATAATTAATGCTGAAGCTGACATCACTGGTCACAGGGCCTGCTGTCGTAGCTCCCAGTGCATAATACTGAACGGCATAAGGCAGTATAGTGGTTCCGGTGCTCGCACCAGCGGTATTAGGGATAACAACAGGGGTATTGGTTGAAGTTTGTGAACTACGGCCAATATCAATTTTCATATTACTCTGAGCATCGATCAGCTGCAGCTGTACGTTGCCCGCGCCACTCGTAGTTGTATTCACCAGATTGTTAGTGGTGCTATCTACACTCGCACCGTTTTCAAAGTATGCCGCTGCCGTAGACGTGGTTACCAGACCCGTACAACCAGAAAGCTCAATATTAAATTGAGTGCGTCCAGCTACAGCGCCAGGAGCAGCTAAAGCCTGAACAGAAAGAGTAGGCAGTACAACCGTAGCCGGTGAAGGAGAACCATCAATAGCAATCTGACAGGTAGAATCGGTTAGCTGGCCCTGGAAATTGATTTGCCCATCAGAGGCCTGAGCGCCAACAGCAACCAGGCAGGAAACTACAGCGGTAGATAATAATAAACGCTTCATATTTAACTCCATGTTAAAAAAGTCCCTGGATAAGGGGATGTCATTTACAAAAAAAACACTTCTGTTGGAATTTAAACGTCCAACACACGGTCCCATAGCGGTCAATTATTTATTAATACTGATATAATAATATTAGTAATAATAAAATTGCCACTTCACTTATATATTTAAAAAAATAAATATCTTCACAACCAACGTTCAATATTGATAGAGTATTTTTATATTTCCAGAGGTAATTCTGTACCCTTTCCCAGGGATTCGTTCAATCATATTCTCGTCAAAGCCAGCTAATATCAGATTTTGCTTTAAGGCTGATATCACCTGCACTAATCTGGAATGTGAAGAACTCAACCCATTTTTATCCCAGACATGATGCATGATTTCATTATCGGTAATAATGTCCTTTTGATGTTGCATCAAAAGAAAGAATAAAAGATTAGACATAGTACTACGCAAAACAATCGGGCCAGTGCCCAGCAAACGACCAGAAACATTAACAATCTTAAGTGGGCTGTCGAAACAAAAATTTGCATCATCAATCATAAAGCCAAAAACAGATAATGACATTCACATATCCTTATATAATCATCCATAATTATACATCAAGTGAATATATAAATATTTTCCCTGGTGCGATCCAATAATAATCTTATTTCTTGTGGAGATTATAATCTTAATATTAATGAAATCTCAAGCAATGTGAATAATAGGTATAAATATCAACCCAACAACAAAAACAAGAATAAAAAACTATTTTCCAATCAAAAATCAATACATAAAACCAAACAGAATGAAGAATAATCTTAAGAAATTCAGATCAAACAATAAAAACTTAACTCTTTATTTTTAATGAAATTAGAATAAAACACTAAAAATTAAAATAAAATCAATAAAAACAAAAAATTAAGCAAGCTATAAATACCTAAGATAAATCATGAACTAACTTTATTTTATGTAACAAAAGACCATTTCATTCACATATAAGATACTTCACATACGGTTCATTTTTATTTTATATAAATAGGCATTATCTAATCAGATATTATTTTAAGGGGCTAATACATTAGAGCCCCCTATGCGGTTTTCCACAAAACGTCAAACCACACATTATTATCCCTACGTAAAAATACGGTTCACTCCGTAAACACAAACCGCGTCGGCGCAAAACAGTTCAGGATTCGATGCACCAGAAAGACCATGGTCAGCGTCACCACTAAGGCAACGGTTACGGAGGTTATGCGGTACAGATCGCTGAATACCAGATCCTGGTCCGGATGCAGATTCTGGCCAAACATAATGCCGATGGTAGTGATACTGGCGAAGCCCACGCCCGCGCCGACTTTCTCCATCACGTGCAGGCGGGCGCTAAAGGCCAGGCCGAGTCCAATCAGCGGCATCATCAGCACCATATGGTTGCTAAAATCATAGATAACCAACTGCACCAGCAAAATATAGAGACAGGCCATCACCACCCCCACCACGCGCCAGATCGAGCTAATCACCGCCCCGCGATAGTGCATCGGGAAGAGAATTAAAATCCCCGCCATCAGCGCCGACAGGGAATCACTCAGATCGCAGAGCTGGAAGATAACAAAGATCACCGTCGCCACGCTGCCGGAGAGCAGCGATTCATGGCGAATACGAGCGGCATCTTTTTCAATACGCGGCGGCGGCTTGCGCGGTTCCACGTCCGGGATAAAGTAGTTGAGCAGCGCGCTGAGGGCCACCGCCATTACGCACGCCTCCATGTTGGAGAACATCAGCGTGTGCCAGTTGCTGGTGGGATAGCTCATAAAGTTGAGCATCGTGCTCTGGCATACCACGCCCATCGAGCCCAGCAGAAACAACGGCCCCTGGCTCATAAAGCGAAAACGCATCACGTACAGGCCAAAGACCACCAGCGTCATAATTACTGGCCACTGCGAAAGATAGCCGACAATCAGCACCATTTCGACGCAGTTTACCGCTGCGCTGAACACAAACTGCCGCGCCACGTGACGGTTAAATACCGGTACCAGCGAAAGCAGCATCAGCGGGTAAACCACAAAAAAGACGCCGTACTGCACGTCGTAGAAAGTCGAAATGCTCAGCGCGATAGTTCCGGCTACGGCGATGCGCAGCGTCTGGCGAAAATCATTGGCCGTGTAGACGATATTGCCGTGCGGGGTGAATACCCGCGCCAGGGTATTAATAGACATAATGCAGCAGGCTCACCAGATGGATCTGCGCACCAGCAAAGGTGCGGGCAAACGGGCCATCGCTATTATACAGCTGCACCGTAGCGCGTGCGCCGGTAGGCAGCGGCTTGTCCAGCGGCTCATCGAGCGCTACGTGGATACGCATGCGCTGGGCATCGCGCACCCAGCGAGTGGACTGCTCAGGCTGCGACAGCTGACCGTTGACCTCTTCCTGCCCGGCCAGAATCCCGGCATCGCTGCTGGTGACGCGCGCTTTAAAAACTTTACCCGGCAGCGCATCAAACACCACCGCCGCATCGGTATTCACGCCGGTGTGGCGCAGGCTCTTCTCACGGAAATCGGCAACGATATCGGTGTGATTGCTCACCAGCGCCAGCAACGGCGTGGCGGCGGTGGCGTACAGTCCGGGATTGAGCTGAAGGTTGCTCACCATGCCGTCAGTTTCGGCGCGGACCTTTGTCCAGCCGAGGTTAAGCTGCGCTTCTTCCAGCGCATTGCGATACTTTTGCAACGTCACGTTGCGCGCATCATCGCGTTCGCCACGCTGGATCAGCAGGTTCTGGATGCTGGCGCTGAGCGCGCTGACCGACTGTTCGCTGGTTTGCCAGGTGGTGCGCACTTTATCCAGATCCGACTGCGAGACGTTCTGCATAGTGCTCAGCCGCTGATAACGGTCGAGGGTAACCTTGTCGTTGCGCGCGGTGTACTGGGCGGTGCGCAGGTTGGCGCGGGCAGAGGCGATCTGCGCGTCCAGCTGCTGGTTGCTCAGCTTCGCCTGCTCAAGGGCGATTTGTGCGGCCTCTACTTTGTTAATAAACAGCGTCGGGTCCAGCTCATAGAGCAGGTCGCCCTTCTTCACCTGGCTATTATTATGTACATAGACATGGGAGACATAGCCGGAGACGCGCGACGAGACCGGGGTCACCACGCGCATCACGGTGGAGTCCGGGGTGAGCGGGATCCAGATATCGGCAACGATAAACCAGGCGAATATCGCCAGAAACGCGGCAATACTCACCCTTACCCAACGGGCAAACTTCTGTTCAGGGGTCATCATAGTTTTTTAGATCTTATTATCTTCTTCGCGGATAGTCCGCAGATTGCAGGCGATGTGATTTAACGTGGCGCTGAAGGTGGCAAGTTCCGCCTCGGGAATGGTTCGGGTGACGCGATTTTGATAAGTCTCAATCACGCGGTTCAGCTCTTCCAGCCTTGTTCGGCCTTTCGCCGTCAGCGTCAGCAGGCGTATACGCTTGTCATAGGGCGATGTAGAACGCAGCAGATAGCCCTGCTTTTCCAGCTGCGTGAGGGTGCGCATCAGCGGCGGCAGTTCAATGCCCTGCACCTCCGCCAGCTCGCTGACCGAGACGTTATCCCCCAGCTGATGCAGCTGCATCAGCACCGTCCAGCTTGACTGAGTCAGGCCAGTGTCGGTAATGGCAGAATCGATAATCGCGCGCCACTGGCGCACCACCATCGCCATACGCATCCCCATTGGGCGGCGGGCAAACAGGTCGTCTTCGGTCATCTTCTTTTCCTCATTTAACGATGAGGAAAATAATACTTATCAAGATAACTATAAAGAAACAAAGGACAGAGAAGCATGAAATGATAAATTCTGTGAATGTAAATTCCCGATGGAGTATCGGTTTGGTATGGTAGCCCGGACAGGCGCGTCAAGCGCCGCCTCCGGGGAAACCCCGGTCGCGCTGACGTTTACCGGGGCTACGAACGTGCGCGGGGTGAAAAACCGCACGTTTTAATTGATCTGATCCCGTCTTAATCCGACGTCTCTCAGCTGTTCATCGCTCATTCGCTGCAAAACTCGTCGCGTTTGCATCCGAAGCCACCATTTTCTGATCGCTCGCCCTAAAAATACGAAGCCGATAAACGGCTGTTTTGCCCGGTTCTCGTGAAATTCCATCCTCTGCCTCCTCGCCTTGCCAGAGGCTTTATCTTCGCGGATCTGGGGCCAGACAATACAGATTCACAAAACA is part of the Klebsiella huaxiensis genome and encodes:
- a CDS encoding DUF2164 domain-containing protein; translation: MSDIDLSPAQRDLLREKLCQYCEENFELELEQFDAEFFVDFIAKELGPMFYNAGIDTAISTHVAWSDRIQEEMDLKKVY
- a CDS encoding double-cubane-cluster-containing anaerobic reductase — protein: MSLITDLPAIFDQFSEARQKGFLTVMDLKEQNIPLVGTYCTFMPQEIPLAAGAVVVSLCSTSDETIEEAEKDLPRNLCPLIKSSYGFGKTDKCPYFYFSDLVVGETTCDGKKKMYEYMAEFKAVHVMQLPNGANDDASRALWKAEILRLQRAVEDRFGTPITETALREAIILKNRERRALANFYRVGQLNPPALSGSDILKVVYGATFRFDKETLIDELNSMAERVRQQWQEGKRLESRPRILITGCPIGGAAEKVVKAIEDNGGWVVGFENCTGAKATERCVEETGDVYDALTDKYLAIGCSCISPNDQRLTLLSQMVEEYQADGVVDVILQACHTYAVESLAIKRHVRQQHNIPYIAIETDYSTADIGQLSTRVAAFIEML
- the yjiL gene encoding putative 2-hydroxyacyl-CoA dehydratase activator YjiL (YjiL, as found in Escherichia coli, is a homolog of the activator ATPases of enzymes such as lactoyl-CoA dehydratase, (R)-phenyllactate dehydratase, and 2-hydroxyisocaproyl-CoA dehydratase. The typical substrate of those enzymes is acyl-CoA with an OH at the beta-position. YjiL is the putative activator for the cognate protein YjiM, a putative 2-hydroxyacyl-CoA dehydratase with unknown specificity, encoded by the adjacent gene.), with translation MTFTAGIDSGSTATKGILLQDGAIQRRFLCPTPFRPADAIVEAWETLCAGLDERPFLTLTGYGRQLVDFADKQVTEISCHGLGARLLAPETRTVIDIGGQDSKVIQLDDDGNLTDFLMNDKCAAGTGRFLEIISRTLGASVEQLDSITEGIEPHAITSMCTVFAESEVISLRSAGVPPEAILAGVINAMARRSANFIGRLSAQGPLLFTGGVSHCAAFARMLEGHVGMAVHTHPDAQFAGAIGAALIGLRQRNRR
- a CDS encoding DUF3343 domain-containing protein — translated: MTEYLFLFHSTVGVVRTRKALQAAGMTFRVKDIPRQLRGGCGLCIYLSCEAGAEQRWAVPGETQAVYHFDGEAFELLHEFPPAVNPTDS
- a CDS encoding fimbrial protein; translation: MPIKSWLRWGIVGLLLLPFLSSATINCTKNYSGRTSYVDQYVSVLGKSMTVSALRDLPVGSVLYRQYIYDADTQVIGVDGCTSNVPGGEYLKLVHALNIEGSLPAVVGQYQGLNVYSTGVSGIGVVVAVTYNNNSTSLYGLPDSSTKQTNIPDTESRSFGTSYADQAFELLLVKVGDIAPGTWTVAFTYPAITHSAQATNATGVTQDYGYRWNISGGVNVVAGTCQTPDVTVPMGEHSIAQSTTTEWVDFNINLLNCPPMYGRYNRNASDSSSTAVIRWTNKDDYTIAGPDMPNSISFLLNPASGYQTLAAGGECAALTDDIDMAKGMCLEIQNRDNVNVLTNSKANTLTDSGLTLLQTTASYAIPLRARYARNNESTLRAGKADTSVEFTINYQ
- a CDS encoding fimbria/pilus outer membrane usher protein, producing the protein MIRSCNFKPTPLVVAISLGFSPFAIAQDADEVQFNSTFMSQGSQKKIDLTHYEHNLAVPGKYRVELRINNQYQGFQDITVSEGKPPAKTGAICLTTETWRTLPLNIEKLSDDAQSLLANSADDACLATAEIIPQVTSEFDPSNQTLDLAIPALYLVRNPRGYVNPVQWNKGVTAGLLTYNANYYHQQNRGTENESAYSGITTGFNLGNWYFRHNGNWSWQDDIGSHYQALNSYVQRDIPAIKGRLTLGDRNTRGELFDTLAFRGIQLANEEQMLPDSQRGYAPIVRGTARTSAKVQIFQQGRLLYETAVSPGPFEINDLYPTGYGGDLQLVIKEADGSEQQQTIPYAATSNLLRSGTNHYSVTMGKLRKDQVESEPFLGELTWRRGLNNFFTGYAGLQGNEDYQAGMLGVALGTPVGTFSLDATQAQTQLDKPLQGYSKRMSGQSYQLKYSQFIMSTGSNFSVAAYRYSTEEYLDFMTAMQIRDAQKYGDDTWDIHRPKSRLNISASQNLPEGWGNFYLNVWQQDYWDANQGTDRQYQFGYNNALGRVSYGLSMSRNRNGDGDYENHYQLTLSIPLGNTTPFSQMSMNLNHDPGGAVREQLGLSGTALEDSSLSYGLSASNSNKGDSTSGSLNTSLRSSLAMLQAQVGTGKHYSNYSFGISGGAVAHSGGVTLTPYTADTMALVEAKGAQGAKVSGYPGVTVDRFGYAIVPYLNAYQINQIEIDPKGISENVELENTSQKIAPYSGAVVKLHFDTLQGQAVMIQLTNGQMIPFGADVLDAEQNVVGVVGQGQRIFARLAHISGQLRVSWGDSKEDSCAINYSLPASSGTEIVNINAECR
- a CDS encoding fimbrial biogenesis chaperone, whose amino-acid sequence is MKKNIIAILLAMAAAFPVYSSVVITGTRVIYPESEREVSVKMENKGSSPVLIQSWVDDGDQISTPDTAKAPFLLTPPINRVNAGKGQTLRIRYTGEALPQDKESIFYLNVLEIPPMVKGELAEKNLLSMAFRSRLKLFYRPKNLIKNASDAPEKVVWKRQGNKVTAHNVTPYHVTVAYFSEDEKGEKNIGAGSMLTPGETHTWSLDRVTPRWYPMIINDYGALRPVEPNKK
- a CDS encoding fimbrial protein → MKRLLLSTAVVSCLVAVGAQASDGQINFQGQLTDSTCQIAIDGSPSPATVVLPTLSVQALAAPGAVAGRTQFNIELSGCTGLVTTSTAAAYFENGASVDSTTNNLVNTTTSGAGNVQLQLIDAQSNMKIDIGRSSQTSTNTPVVIPNTAGASTGTTILPYAVQYYALGATTAGPVTSDVSFSINYQ
- a CDS encoding winged helix-turn-helix domain-containing protein — its product is MSLSVFGFMIDDANFCFDSPLKIVNVSGRLLGTGPIVLRSTMSNLLFFLLMQHQKDIITDNEIMHHVWDKNGLSSSHSRLVQVISALKQNLILAGFDENMIERIPGKGYRITSGNIKILYQY